A genomic stretch from Chloroflexaceae bacterium includes:
- a CDS encoding glycosyltransferase, translating to MHIVMLSDWETRGGAAVAASRLAMGLAAAGARVTRLVVFPDRQPHPWHTERLGAPLFSLRRAARRVAPLAAQALLDRLARPAAEEALERALRRLRPDVVHLHNLHGGIGAGWSPRFLAVAARHAPVVWTLHDMWPLTGRCVYSYACERFMSGCNAACPTPRVYPALPLHLVGPAWEERRALVAATPRLAAVTPSRWMAATARQGLWAGRRVEHIPNGLPLDQWRPLPRAAARRALGLPINGPVALLAMPDLSDPRKGAGLLPALGPTLPPGLTLLAMGAGRPPLRAPGVRVVSLGFVAAADRQATIYSAADLLIHAAPQDNAPLTVQEALACGTPVAALPVGGLPDLVRPGQTGWLAARPDAAGLAAVVAEALNAIAAGADLREPCRAVAEREYGLELMVERHLALYREIGNA from the coding sequence ATGCACATCGTTATGCTCTCAGACTGGGAAACGCGCGGCGGGGCGGCGGTGGCGGCGAGCCGGCTGGCTATGGGCCTGGCGGCCGCCGGGGCGCGGGTGACGCGGCTGGTGGTCTTTCCCGACCGCCAACCCCACCCGTGGCACACGGAGCGCCTCGGCGCGCCGTTGTTCTCCTTGCGGCGGGCGGCGCGTCGGGTTGCGCCGCTGGCAGCGCAGGCTCTCCTCGACCGCCTGGCGCGCCCCGCTGCTGAGGAGGCCCTGGAACGGGCCCTGCGGCGCCTGCGACCCGATGTGGTGCATCTGCACAATCTCCACGGCGGCATTGGAGCGGGATGGTCGCCGCGCTTCCTGGCCGTGGCCGCCCGGCACGCCCCGGTGGTCTGGACGCTCCACGACATGTGGCCGTTGACGGGCCGCTGCGTATACAGCTATGCCTGTGAGCGTTTCATGAGCGGGTGCAACGCCGCCTGCCCTACCCCCCGCGTCTATCCCGCCCTGCCGCTCCACCTGGTAGGACCGGCCTGGGAGGAACGTCGGGCGCTGGTGGCCGCCACGCCACGCCTGGCCGCGGTAACCCCCTCGCGCTGGATGGCCGCCACGGCCCGGCAGGGCCTCTGGGCGGGGCGCCGGGTCGAGCATATCCCGAATGGCCTGCCGCTGGACCAGTGGCGGCCCCTGCCCCGTGCCGCGGCCCGGCGCGCCCTGGGTCTGCCCATCAACGGCCCCGTGGCTTTGCTGGCAATGCCTGACCTGAGCGATCCCCGCAAGGGCGCCGGGCTGCTGCCCGCCCTGGGCCCCACCCTGCCCCCCGGTCTGACCCTTCTGGCCATGGGCGCCGGCCGCCCGCCCCTGCGCGCGCCGGGGGTGCGCGTCGTCTCCCTGGGCTTCGTGGCCGCCGCAGATCGCCAGGCAACCATCTACAGCGCCGCTGACCTGCTCATCCACGCCGCGCCTCAGGACAACGCTCCCCTGACCGTTCAGGAAGCTCTGGCCTGCGGCACGCCTGTGGCCGCCCTGCCCGTGGGCGGCCTGCCCGACCTGGTGCGACCGGGCCAGACGGGCTGGCTGGCCGCCAGGCCCGATGCCGCCGGTCTGGCCGCGGTTGTCGCCGAGGCTCTAAACGCCATTGCCGCTGGCGCCGATCTCCGCGAGCCTTGCCGCGCCGTGGCCGAGCGCGAATATGGCTTAGAATTGATGGTTGAGCGCCATCTGGCGCTGTATCGGGAGATTGGCAATGCTTGA
- a CDS encoding glycosyltransferase, whose amino-acid sequence MELLPLALTAPAWAAYAPLQPLPPPRMRDPARPLVSIVTPSLNQGRFLEATLRSVLEQDYPNLEYWVIDGGSQDETLAILRAFAGDSRLHWLSEPDHGQSDAINKGWARSRGEVLAWINADDTYFPGAIAAQVAALLADPRAGAVYGDACYTDAAGRPLARLAGRPFSPEAVLRLEIPVQPTVFLRRDLVARVGPLRLERRFSMDSDYWARAIRYAPFRRTSHLTATYRLHPESKTVAQGRGFYDEWLAIAEEYFANVPPALRVSRPAVLADIYAAMANLEAGSARLASATRYATYAWTLAGPRPRLLKLPLVLLDRALGLRLAMRATALWGRLSLR is encoded by the coding sequence ATGGAACTTCTCCCCCTGGCCCTCACGGCGCCCGCCTGGGCGGCCTACGCCCCTCTGCAGCCGCTTCCGCCGCCCCGGATGCGCGATCCGGCGCGACCGCTGGTGAGCATCGTCACCCCTTCGCTCAACCAGGGACGCTTCCTTGAAGCCACTCTGCGCAGCGTCCTTGAACAGGATTACCCCAACCTCGAGTACTGGGTCATTGACGGCGGGAGCCAGGACGAGACCCTGGCTATCCTGCGCGCCTTCGCCGGCGACTCCCGGCTCCACTGGCTCAGCGAGCCGGACCATGGCCAGTCCGACGCGATTAATAAAGGCTGGGCCAGGTCGCGGGGAGAAGTGCTGGCCTGGATCAACGCCGACGACACCTACTTCCCCGGCGCCATCGCCGCGCAGGTAGCCGCCCTGCTCGCCGATCCGCGGGCCGGAGCGGTCTACGGCGACGCCTGCTACACCGACGCCGCCGGGCGGCCCCTCGCGCGCCTTGCCGGGCGGCCCTTCTCGCCCGAAGCCGTGCTGCGGCTCGAGATCCCCGTGCAACCCACCGTCTTTCTTCGGCGCGACCTGGTGGCGCGCGTGGGACCGTTGCGCCTCGAACGGCGTTTCAGTATGGACAGCGACTACTGGGCCCGCGCCATCCGCTACGCCCCCTTTCGCCGGACCAGTCATCTGACGGCCACCTATCGTCTCCATCCTGAGTCGAAGACCGTGGCTCAGGGACGCGGCTTCTACGACGAGTGGCTGGCGATCGCCGAAGAGTACTTCGCCAACGTGCCGCCTGCGCTGCGCGTTTCCCGGCCCGCTGTGCTCGCCGATATCTACGCCGCCATGGCTAATCTGGAAGCCGGGAGCGCACGCCTCGCCAGCGCGACCCGCTACGCCACCTATGCCTGGACCCTGGCCGGCCCGCGCCCGCGGCTGCTCAAACTGCCCCTGGTGCTGCTCGATCGCGCCCTGGGTCTGCGCCTGGCCATGCGCGCCACGGCCCTCTGGGGGCGTCTGAGCCTGAGATGA
- a CDS encoding lamin tail domain-containing protein has protein sequence MAGSHLARAWIIAALLVASALFAHTPARSGTTPVLINEFMPAPGSGREWAELINLGNLPADVGGWRIDDDLPGNSGQALIPAGTVIPPGGLFVIEWNASFLNNTGDTIQLITPEGRTVDAHTYGSASVDLSLARQPDGGPVWVWGPPTRGSRNAPPADPPTAPTGENGTLTPTATPYDAPAIPTDGPVDASPTALPTATASAEPTATPAPSATPTLTRTPSPTRTPTPSATETPVIAPGIVLINEIAPSADPEWIELYNPGTEAVQLTGWQLERLSSGQPVSRGLPSLTLGPGEYAVITLTRGTLPNGGASLILRSSTGMAVDGPIIYPALEGEAVYARAGDGAAIWSVEYPPSPGAPNLPPVPTATLTPAPTAEPSPTRTPSPTAEPSPTRTPSPTRTPSPTAEPSPTRTPSPTRTPSPTRTPSPARAPVASNGNAGSVRPGTLLINEVLPAPREAFTREWIELFNPGQESVDTTGWRLDDASDGGAQTLGTHLVAPGAYLLVELERAILNNSGDTVRLLGPAGEAVDAYAFGPTPPDRSHGRDPHTGAWRLEPYPSPGAPNPATGGERTAEERTAATRSTPSASGAASPERRQPGSVATVETGHAESGRSQAIATPGEMGAPAPRAAPTYAGLIGTRYHLPPTPTAPTPATPVATPAAEASPAPRRAHAGLALGGLALIIVACTLLVAEHKPTPARTDRDSMV, from the coding sequence ATGGCTGGCTCGCATCTTGCGCGGGCGTGGATCATCGCCGCGCTCCTGGTCGCCTCGGCCCTGTTCGCCCACACGCCGGCCCGATCCGGCACGACGCCTGTGCTGATCAATGAGTTTATGCCCGCGCCCGGCAGCGGTCGCGAATGGGCCGAACTGATCAATCTGGGAAACCTGCCCGCCGACGTGGGCGGCTGGCGCATTGATGATGATCTGCCGGGAAACAGCGGCCAGGCCCTGATCCCTGCGGGGACGGTGATCCCCCCCGGCGGTCTCTTCGTGATCGAGTGGAACGCCAGCTTTCTCAACAACACTGGCGATACGATACAGTTGATCACCCCCGAGGGGCGCACCGTTGACGCGCACACCTACGGGAGCGCCAGCGTCGATCTCAGTCTGGCGCGCCAGCCTGACGGCGGGCCGGTATGGGTCTGGGGTCCGCCGACTCGCGGCAGCCGGAATGCACCACCAGCCGATCCCCCCACTGCCCCGACCGGTGAGAACGGCACGCTCACGCCCACTGCCACGCCCTATGACGCACCAGCCATTCCCACCGACGGGCCCGTAGATGCCAGCCCGACTGCCCTGCCCACGGCAACGGCGAGCGCAGAGCCGACGGCCACCCCGGCCCCGTCTGCGACGCCGACGCTGACGCGCACCCCCTCGCCGACACGCACGCCCACACCGAGCGCCACGGAAACTCCCGTCATCGCGCCGGGCATTGTGCTGATCAACGAAATCGCTCCCAGCGCCGATCCCGAGTGGATCGAACTGTACAACCCCGGAACCGAAGCCGTACAACTCACCGGCTGGCAACTCGAACGTCTCTCCAGCGGCCAGCCGGTGAGTCGCGGCTTGCCTTCGCTGACCCTCGGACCTGGCGAGTATGCGGTGATCACCCTGACGCGAGGCACGCTCCCCAACGGCGGCGCCAGCCTTATCTTGCGCAGTTCGACAGGTATGGCAGTGGACGGTCCGATCATCTACCCCGCGCTCGAAGGTGAGGCAGTCTATGCGCGCGCGGGCGATGGCGCCGCCATCTGGAGTGTGGAGTACCCGCCATCACCGGGCGCGCCGAACCTGCCGCCGGTCCCAACTGCTACGCTCACGCCCGCGCCCACCGCGGAACCCTCGCCCACGCGCACCCCTTCGCCCACCGCGGAACCCTCGCCCACGCGCACCCCTTCGCCCACGCGCACCCCTTCGCCCACCGCGGAACCCTCGCCCACGCGCACCCCTTCGCCCACGCGCACCCCTTCACCGACACGCACGCCCTCCCCCGCACGCGCACCGGTCGCGTCCAATGGGAATGCCGGCTCCGTGCGACCGGGCACGCTGCTGATCAATGAGGTGCTGCCGGCGCCCAGAGAGGCGTTTACGCGCGAGTGGATCGAACTGTTCAATCCGGGGCAGGAAAGCGTGGACACGACCGGCTGGCGCCTGGATGACGCCAGCGATGGCGGGGCGCAGACCCTGGGAACCCACCTGGTCGCCCCCGGCGCCTATTTGCTGGTGGAGCTTGAGCGCGCGATCCTCAACAATAGCGGAGACACAGTGCGCCTGCTCGGCCCTGCAGGCGAGGCGGTTGACGCCTATGCTTTCGGACCCACACCGCCGGACCGCAGTCATGGACGCGACCCGCATACTGGCGCATGGCGGCTGGAACCGTATCCCTCGCCCGGCGCGCCCAACCCGGCGACGGGCGGCGAGCGCACGGCAGAAGAACGAACCGCCGCAACGCGGAGCACCCCCTCCGCTTCAGGCGCAGCCAGCCCGGAACGGCGCCAGCCTGGCAGCGTAGCGACCGTGGAGACCGGGCACGCTGAGTCTGGCCGATCCCAGGCGATCGCCACGCCGGGCGAGATGGGCGCGCCGGCTCCGCGGGCGGCGCCGACCTACGCGGGCCTGATCGGCACACGCTACCACCTGCCGCCCACCCCGACAGCGCCTACCCCCGCCACGCCCGTCGCAACGCCGGCAGCCGAAGCGTCGCCGGCGCCGCGACGAGCGCACGCCGGCCTGGCCCTTGGCGGACTGGCGCTCATTATTGTCGCCTGTACGCTGCTCGTTGCCGAACATAAACCAACACCCGCCCGGACGGATCGAGACAGTATGGTATAA
- a CDS encoding ROK family protein — protein sequence MADLHSLIRERLEQNRWGMLTNQGYVLGFDVGSYGLRAALVDLQHRTFASVHAELPNEPPDRVVDQAISLGQTLLRKSDVTAERLVRVGVGFCGPVDMRYGTVRLSPRMPGWENYPLQERFEQAFDTVTLIDNDANLIALGEATFGVARGHQHIFYMHLSSGVGGGLVLNGRLYHGATSTAGEIGHAVVGQGWDGTGRPETLEERVSIAGLLRCASRYGLETSDLEQIFGPHPAAQRVVRETIDLLAVRCAQIVALIDPEMIVLGGIVVRIGGDSFVQAIGARLNDFIAPQFARPLPVVASILGPESVTVGAVALALDSLSD from the coding sequence ATGGCTGATTTACACAGCCTGATCCGGGAACGCCTGGAACAGAATCGCTGGGGCATGCTCACCAATCAGGGCTATGTGCTGGGCTTCGACGTGGGCAGTTACGGCCTGCGCGCTGCGCTGGTGGATCTCCAGCATCGAACCTTCGCCTCCGTCCATGCCGAACTGCCGAACGAGCCGCCCGACCGGGTGGTTGATCAGGCCATCAGCCTGGGCCAGACGTTGCTCCGGAAGAGCGACGTGACCGCCGAGCGGCTTGTGCGGGTCGGTGTGGGTTTTTGCGGGCCGGTAGATATGCGCTACGGCACTGTTCGGCTGTCGCCGCGCATGCCAGGCTGGGAGAACTATCCCCTCCAGGAGCGTTTCGAGCAGGCCTTTGACACGGTAACGTTGATTGACAACGACGCCAACCTGATTGCCCTCGGCGAGGCGACCTTCGGCGTGGCCCGGGGCCACCAGCATATCTTCTACATGCACCTGAGCAGCGGCGTCGGCGGCGGTCTGGTGCTCAACGGGCGCCTCTACCATGGCGCCACCTCCACCGCGGGAGAAATCGGCCATGCTGTGGTAGGCCAGGGCTGGGACGGCACCGGCCGTCCTGAGACGCTCGAGGAGCGCGTCTCAATCGCGGGGTTGCTGCGCTGCGCCAGCCGCTACGGCCTGGAAACCAGCGACCTGGAGCAGATCTTCGGCCCGCACCCCGCGGCGCAGCGCGTGGTGCGCGAAACGATTGACCTGCTGGCCGTGCGCTGCGCGCAGATTGTCGCCCTGATCGACCCGGAGATGATCGTGCTGGGCGGCATTGTGGTGCGCATCGGCGGCGACTCCTTCGTGCAGGCCATCGGAGCGCGTCTCAACGATTTTATCGCTCCCCAGTTCGCGCGCCCCCTGCCGGTGGTGGCCTCGATCCTCGGACCTGAAAGCGTGACCGTCGGCGCTGTAGCCCTGGCGCTCGACAGCCTGTCAGATTGA